The following proteins are co-located in the Paenibacillus sp. JNUCC32 genome:
- a CDS encoding GNAT family N-acetyltransferase, translating into MIKELSLEDRDTVQQIWSLQHMAYPLEAELIGFSEIPPLLDTFETIRASGETFIGYINEEGDLIGAIAVEPEVDQVTISRMMVHPGHFRKGIAGSLIRHVLECYKEAPMFTVSTGTRNTPAVTLYEKFGFVRDHAFEVAPGVELTEFHLHKQ; encoded by the coding sequence ATGATTAAGGAACTATCCTTGGAGGATCGGGATACCGTACAGCAGATCTGGAGCCTGCAGCACATGGCGTACCCTTTGGAAGCCGAATTGATCGGATTCTCCGAAATTCCTCCGCTGCTGGACACCTTTGAGACGATCCGTGCGAGCGGGGAAACCTTTATAGGTTATATAAATGAAGAAGGGGATCTCATCGGAGCCATAGCGGTGGAGCCCGAAGTGGATCAGGTTACCATATCGCGGATGATGGTCCATCCCGGTCATTTTCGCAAGGGCATCGCGGGGAGTTTAATTCGCCATGTATTGGAATGCTACAAGGAGGCGCCGATGTTCACGGTCTCGACAGGGACGCGCAATACGCCGGCGGTGACCTTGTACGAGAAATTCGGGTTCGTGAGGGACCATGCATTCGAGGTTGCTCCGGGCGTGGAATTGACCGAGTTTCATCTTCATAAACAATGA
- a CDS encoding MgtC/SapB family protein produces the protein MTNPWVIDNVSILLRLLLAMLLGGLIGFERERSNHAAGLRTHILVCLGSTLIMLLSIYGFSDFVDEINVRIDPARLATAVITGIGFLGAGTILFTGKSITGLTTAASIWVVGAVGLAVGAGFYFASIVSTVLILLNLVVFNKLEQRYIRGSKLHLITLHAANTPNILDDISAVLEEQEFVIKKLVVNERSNAAYGELQPAVLGLEISLQVLTDRKFEPMEITRRLRGIGHVTMVTAE, from the coding sequence TTGACTAATCCTTGGGTGATAGATAATGTATCCATATTATTACGATTGCTGCTGGCTATGCTCCTTGGCGGCTTGATCGGTTTTGAACGGGAGCGTTCCAACCATGCTGCAGGACTTCGCACGCATATATTGGTATGCTTGGGTTCTACACTTATTATGCTGTTATCCATTTACGGTTTCTCCGATTTCGTAGACGAGATTAACGTTAGGATTGACCCTGCGCGCTTGGCAACGGCCGTCATTACAGGGATCGGTTTCTTGGGTGCCGGCACCATTTTGTTTACAGGCAAATCCATTACCGGATTAACGACCGCCGCGTCCATCTGGGTTGTGGGCGCCGTGGGGCTTGCCGTAGGGGCCGGGTTTTATTTTGCGTCGATTGTATCCACGGTGCTGATCCTTCTGAACCTGGTGGTCTTTAATAAGCTGGAGCAGCGGTACATCCGCGGCAGCAAACTGCATTTGATCACGCTGCATGCGGCGAATACGCCGAATATTTTGGATGACATATCGGCAGTTCTGGAGGAGCAGGAATTCGTGATCAAGAAGCTCGTCGTAAACGAGCGGAGCAATGCGGCATACGGGGAATTGCAGCCTGCGGTCCTAGGACTCGAAATTTCGCTGCAAGTCTTGACCGATCGTAAATTCGAACCGATGGAGATCACCCGGCGATTGCGGGGAATCGGCCACGTAACGATGGTAACGGCTGAATAA
- a CDS encoding DUF4097 family beta strand repeat-containing protein, whose translation MKHKIRVGRYTAALLLVSTGALLLLDEWRGTDYIFMLQRWWPLLFILLGVEYIVRYTLSRALGRRREFRFRPDIRGILLAVAVTASVFVISQQEHFLHLWNRVSLNLTAAGVDYSEAEDNRFQKPALDIPVELDTEKIIVDHLNGDISITRQDVDDIRVEAVVWVDREQPGVAEAIAEQSTIEVGEGKTITIRSKGKAYGESGKRQPRMNLNIAVPDDRRFNFEIRTMNGAITLNRVEAIENILLESGNGPITMDRVYGNVTGKTLNGEMTARGVIGNIKMSTNRGNMLAVDITGETDLTTQVGNMTVKRTTDHIRVQTRNGNILISGAESQLSAESLNGGVAIRSPRIGGDWNVYSAVGEMNLHVPLEGDYKLEGTISYGRILTTLPNLKIEQKTIFGESGTGEHSIRIEGNSNLNIYRSYPEQEEGRNSGGWTPLPD comes from the coding sequence ATGAAACACAAAATCAGAGTTGGGCGATATACGGCCGCCTTGCTGCTTGTCAGTACGGGCGCATTGCTGCTGCTTGACGAGTGGAGAGGGACGGATTATATATTCATGCTCCAGCGTTGGTGGCCGCTGCTGTTTATCCTGCTCGGCGTTGAATATATAGTCAGGTATACGCTGTCCCGCGCCCTGGGCCGTCGTAGGGAATTTCGGTTTCGGCCGGATATTCGGGGAATTCTGCTGGCAGTCGCCGTTACGGCGTCCGTATTCGTGATTTCCCAGCAGGAGCATTTCCTTCATCTCTGGAACCGGGTGAGCCTGAATTTGACGGCAGCGGGCGTGGATTACAGCGAAGCTGAAGATAACCGGTTCCAGAAGCCGGCACTGGATATACCGGTGGAGCTCGATACCGAGAAGATCATCGTTGATCACTTGAATGGAGATATCTCCATCACGCGGCAGGATGTCGACGATATCCGGGTGGAAGCGGTAGTGTGGGTCGACCGAGAGCAGCCCGGTGTAGCGGAGGCGATCGCCGAGCAGTCGACGATCGAGGTGGGGGAAGGCAAGACGATCACGATTCGGTCCAAGGGAAAAGCCTATGGAGAATCGGGTAAACGGCAGCCCCGAATGAATTTGAATATCGCGGTCCCGGATGATCGCCGGTTCAATTTTGAGATACGGACGATGAACGGAGCGATTACCTTAAACCGCGTAGAGGCGATTGAGAATATTTTGCTGGAGAGCGGGAATGGACCCATCACGATGGATCGGGTCTACGGGAATGTCACAGGCAAAACGCTGAACGGTGAAATGACCGCGCGCGGCGTTATCGGTAATATTAAAATGTCCACCAACCGCGGGAATATGCTGGCCGTCGACATCACGGGCGAGACCGACTTGACCACGCAAGTAGGAAACATGACGGTCAAACGAACGACGGATCATATCCGGGTCCAGACGAGGAACGGCAATATTCTGATCAGCGGCGCGGAGTCGCAATTAAGCGCCGAGTCCCTTAATGGCGGAGTAGCCATTCGTTCCCCTCGGATCGGAGGCGATTGGAATGTATATAGCGCGGTTGGAGAGATGAATCTTCACGTTCCTCTCGAGGGCGATTACAAGCTTGAAGGGACGATTAGTTACGGAAGAATTCTGACCACGCTGCCTAATCTTAAGATCGAGCAGAAAACCATTTTCGGGGAATCCGGCACCGGCGAGCATTCCATTCGCATTGAAGGCAACAGTAACCTGAACATTTACCGGAGCTACCCGGAACAGGAGGAAGGCCGGAACAGCGGGGGCTGGACGCCTCTGCCGGATTGA
- the perR gene encoding peroxide-responsive transcriptional repressor PerR: MGTSVQHALEQLKTTGVRITPQRHAILTYLVESMGHPTADDIYRALEPNFPSMSVATVYNNLKMFIEAGMVRELTYGDNSSRFDANVSDHHHVICQSCGKIEDFSYPSLEDVGVQAEKSTGFEVKGLRMELYGLCKSCQ, encoded by the coding sequence ATGGGAACGTCCGTACAGCATGCGCTGGAACAACTGAAAACGACCGGTGTCCGAATCACGCCGCAACGTCATGCGATTTTAACGTATTTGGTGGAATCTATGGGCCATCCGACAGCGGATGATATTTATCGGGCTCTGGAACCTAATTTTCCTAGTATGAGCGTAGCCACAGTATATAACAATTTAAAAATGTTTATTGAAGCCGGCATGGTGCGTGAGCTGACGTACGGAGACAATTCGAGTCGCTTTGACGCCAACGTCTCCGACCATCATCATGTCATCTGTCAAAGTTGCGGCAAAATCGAGGATTTCAGCTATCCGTCCCTCGAAGATGTGGGAGTGCAGGCTGAGAAAAGCACCGGATTTGAAGTAAAGGGACTGAGAATGGAGCTGTATGGGCTCTGCAAGTCCTGCCAATAG
- a CDS encoding glycosyl hydrolase family 18 protein — protein MLIAAGVWWVVTTLFPNQTYTEPDWRGMDKPIFVQGELKEHPALGSGEELLLPITVIQESVDADIRYEQETESIIITTSESVFRIKMDSTKGELNGKTVTLPYAPELVNGIAYVPLKPLKQHYGVAVHEDSATGAVILMRAGDAIQLAKAAPGQPEDTVALRESGEKKSPIVLDMPAGERLRVWREEGGWLFVQADNGYTGYVLKEQIELGELKEIPALKQTPSRAELEWKNKSVNLVWEAVYTKNPSTDSIGELPGVNVVSPTWFSIVDGEGTVKSKAVKQYVSWAHNRNKEVWGLMDNSFDPDLTTEALSTFDRRSHIIEQMLAYAKQYNLDGINIDFENVYTKDKDHVVQFVREMKPLAKARGLIVSIDVTPKSNSEMWSLFLDRKRLGETVDYMMVMAYDEHWATSPKAGSVSSLPWAEQSVRRILEEDAVPPSKLVLGVPLYTRVWTETSEAGETKVSSKAIGMEKLQALLKEQKVKGSLDAGTGQNYVQFTEGESIKKIWMEDGTSLQSRVKMAKKLELGGIASWNRSFAVPETWHVLKTIHD, from the coding sequence ATGCTGATTGCGGCGGGGGTCTGGTGGGTTGTCACCACGTTGTTTCCGAACCAGACCTATACCGAACCGGACTGGCGCGGAATGGACAAGCCGATTTTCGTTCAGGGCGAATTGAAGGAGCATCCTGCTCTGGGGTCTGGCGAAGAGCTGCTGCTGCCGATCACGGTGATTCAGGAGAGCGTGGATGCCGACATCCGTTACGAGCAGGAAACGGAATCGATTATTATCACGACTTCCGAATCGGTTTTTCGCATAAAGATGGATAGCACGAAGGGGGAACTGAACGGCAAAACGGTGACCCTGCCTTATGCGCCTGAACTGGTTAACGGCATTGCTTACGTTCCGCTGAAGCCGCTCAAACAGCATTATGGGGTGGCCGTTCACGAAGACTCGGCAACAGGCGCGGTCATTTTGATGCGCGCCGGGGATGCGATTCAGCTTGCGAAGGCCGCTCCCGGTCAACCTGAGGACACCGTGGCTCTGCGCGAGAGCGGGGAGAAGAAGTCCCCGATCGTACTGGACATGCCGGCCGGCGAGCGGCTTCGGGTATGGCGCGAAGAGGGGGGATGGTTATTCGTTCAGGCGGATAACGGGTATACGGGATATGTTCTTAAAGAGCAGATCGAGCTTGGGGAACTGAAAGAAATTCCGGCTCTGAAGCAGACCCCTTCGCGGGCTGAGCTGGAATGGAAGAACAAGTCGGTCAACCTGGTATGGGAAGCCGTTTACACCAAGAATCCAAGCACGGATAGCATTGGCGAACTGCCCGGGGTCAACGTGGTCAGTCCGACCTGGTTCAGCATCGTGGACGGAGAAGGAACGGTCAAGTCCAAAGCGGTTAAGCAGTATGTGAGTTGGGCGCATAACAGGAACAAGGAAGTTTGGGGTCTTATGGACAACAGCTTCGACCCTGACCTGACAACCGAAGCGCTGTCTACGTTCGATAGAAGATCCCATATCATCGAACAGATGCTGGCTTATGCCAAGCAATACAATCTTGACGGTATCAATATCGACTTTGAAAATGTCTACACCAAGGATAAAGATCATGTCGTACAATTCGTGCGGGAAATGAAGCCGCTGGCCAAAGCCAGAGGTTTGATTGTGTCCATCGACGTTACGCCCAAATCGAACAGCGAGATGTGGTCGCTCTTTCTCGACCGGAAACGACTTGGCGAAACCGTTGATTACATGATGGTGATGGCCTACGACGAGCACTGGGCCACCAGTCCGAAAGCGGGATCGGTCTCCTCATTGCCATGGGCTGAGCAGTCGGTAAGGCGAATCCTGGAAGAGGATGCAGTACCGCCATCCAAGCTGGTGTTGGGCGTACCGTTATATACAAGGGTCTGGACGGAAACGAGCGAAGCGGGAGAGACGAAGGTTTCCTCCAAAGCGATTGGTATGGAGAAGCTGCAAGCCCTGCTGAAGGAGCAGAAGGTGAAAGGCTCGCTGGATGCCGGGACCGGACAGAATTATGTCCAATTCACGGAGGGAGAGTCCATTAAGAAGATATGGATGGAAGACGGCACTTCATTGCAATCCCGGGTCAAAATGGCCAAAAAGCTGGAGCTTGGCGGCATTGCTTCCTGGAATCGAAGCTTTGCCGTCCCGGAAACCTGGCATGTTCTTAAGACGATACACGATTAG
- a CDS encoding YgzB family protein, with translation MIFKNAKINAFRTWGLLLTMLGMGLMVLGTAGIVFFGQAGKIFAGIGLVFGLIMMLGSLGIYFWAGMLSTSAVQIQCPECNKLTKMLGKTDRCMFCHTILTLDPSQANITAEELEAQQIKS, from the coding sequence ATGATCTTTAAGAATGCAAAAATCAACGCCTTCCGCACATGGGGATTGCTGCTGACAATGCTCGGCATGGGCCTTATGGTGCTTGGCACGGCCGGTATCGTATTCTTTGGACAAGCAGGCAAAATATTTGCCGGTATCGGATTGGTGTTTGGCCTGATTATGATGCTGGGAAGTCTCGGCATTTACTTTTGGGCAGGCATGCTGTCCACGAGCGCCGTCCAAATCCAGTGCCCGGAGTGCAATAAGCTGACCAAAATGCTGGGCAAAACCGACCGCTGCATGTTCTGCCATACGATTTTGACGCTGGATCCAAGCCAAGCCAACATCACAGCAGAAGAGCTTGAAGCCCAGCAGATCAAATCCTGA
- a CDS encoding nucleotidyltransferase-like protein encodes MELTNFSFYYGNTVDEEAVGAIAYRNSDKMQRGSLVHDFEVNIVVVYDGTPDEPPIQHSIVGGERCQVLSIGLDELHRELLRGTHKVLIKCLLEGDVIKDNQDRLSNLRRDFLRFAEPFREQKLFIGFAHFLQKYMDAKMLLKEERVLDAYHTLLEGLHHWGELELIERGIHPESAVWEQITGLNTPVRKLYEELTVSTETLGQRVELALLAYEFSMISKLESSSALLLRILRSRRNPWTIQELVLHPELAPVCKELPIVMRKLVYRSLVKEVPLWRESRSYGSEAIRYYTDL; translated from the coding sequence GTGGAATTAACCAACTTTTCTTTTTATTATGGAAATACGGTTGATGAGGAAGCTGTAGGAGCGATAGCATACCGTAATTCGGACAAAATGCAGCGAGGATCACTAGTTCACGATTTTGAGGTCAATATTGTTGTCGTGTATGACGGAACGCCTGATGAGCCTCCCATCCAGCATTCTATCGTAGGCGGGGAACGCTGTCAGGTGTTAAGCATCGGCTTGGACGAATTGCATCGGGAGCTCCTGAGGGGCACGCACAAAGTACTGATCAAATGCCTCCTGGAAGGGGATGTCATAAAAGACAATCAAGATCGCCTTTCCAATCTGCGGCGAGATTTCCTCAGGTTCGCAGAACCGTTCCGGGAGCAAAAATTGTTTATAGGCTTTGCCCACTTCCTGCAAAAGTACATGGATGCCAAGATGCTTTTGAAGGAGGAGCGGGTGCTGGATGCTTACCATACTCTATTGGAAGGTCTGCACCATTGGGGCGAGCTGGAGCTGATCGAGCGGGGGATTCATCCGGAATCGGCGGTCTGGGAGCAGATTACAGGATTAAACACGCCTGTACGCAAGTTATATGAAGAGCTTACGGTCAGCACGGAAACGCTGGGACAACGGGTAGAGCTGGCCTTGCTTGCCTATGAATTCTCGATGATATCCAAGCTGGAGAGTTCTTCTGCGCTATTGCTCCGCATATTAAGAAGCCGTCGGAATCCTTGGACGATACAGGAGCTGGTGCTCCACCCTGAGCTGGCACCAGTATGCAAGGAGCTGCCGATCGTGATGCGCAAATTGGTGTATCGGTCGCTGGTGAAGGAAGTTCCGTTATGGAGGGAATCCAGATCCTACGGGTCTGAAGCCATCCGGTACTACACCGACTTATGA